A single region of the Pseudomonas sp. VD-NE ins genome encodes:
- a CDS encoding DUF2442 domain-containing protein, whose amino-acid sequence MKVIKAKPSTHRPLTEEMIDAAILQGEARQASSLQAVSVTFEESSLVIRFEDGSGVLLPVNQYPEFDGFDAGDYEGLTVGFAGTALCHEGKDLDVSIAGMISASPSLMRMAASVVASRNGRQSSAAKSEAARANGKKGGRPRKADPAL is encoded by the coding sequence ATGAAAGTCATCAAGGCTAAGCCATCCACACATCGTCCACTGACGGAGGAGATGATCGACGCCGCCATCCTGCAAGGGGAGGCACGCCAAGCGAGTAGCTTGCAGGCTGTCTCCGTAACCTTTGAAGAATCATCTCTGGTCATCCGTTTTGAGGATGGCAGTGGTGTGTTGCTTCCGGTGAACCAGTATCCAGAGTTTGACGGGTTTGATGCAGGTGATTACGAGGGGCTGACAGTCGGCTTCGCAGGCACTGCGCTTTGCCATGAGGGCAAAGACCTTGACGTTTCCATTGCCGGGATGATTTCAGCGAGCCCGTCACTCATGAGGATGGCTGCGTCGGTGGTTGCTTCACGTAACGGTCGTCAAAGCAGTGCTGCGAAGTCCGAAGCTGCTCGGGCGAATGGCAAAAAGGGCGGGCGACCACGCAAGGCCGATCCCGCGTTGTAA
- a CDS encoding cytochrome ubiquinol oxidase subunit I: MFGLEALDLARIQFAFTISFHILFPAITIGLASYLAVLEGLWLKTRNDTYRDLYHFWSKIFAVNFGMGVVSGLVMAYQFGTNWSRFSDFAGAVTGPLLTYEVLTAFFLEAGFLGVMLFGWNKVGRGLHFFSTVMVAIGTLISTFWILASNSWMQTPQGFEIVNGQVIPTDWLAIIFNPSFPYRLMHMATAAFVATAFFVGSSAAWHLLRGKDNPAIRTMLSMAMWMALIVAPIQAVIGDFHGLNTLEHQPAKIAAIEGHWENKGDEATPLILFGWPDMKEEKTKFAVEIPYLGSLILTHSLDKQVPALKEFPPEDRPNSTIVFWSFRVMVGLGFLMIFTGLWSLWLRKRDTLYTSRPFLYLALWMGPSGLIAILAGWFTTEIGRQPWVVYGLMRTADASSNHSFMQMSITLVMFVVVYFALFGAGLGYMMRLVRKGPKISEGAETPDGGPGKQRTPARPLSAADDSADADHDDTPSLTKEI; encoded by the coding sequence ATGTTCGGTTTAGAGGCACTAGATCTCGCCCGAATTCAGTTCGCGTTCACCATCTCGTTCCACATCCTGTTCCCGGCCATCACCATTGGCCTGGCGAGTTACCTCGCGGTACTCGAAGGCCTGTGGCTGAAAACCCGTAACGACACCTACCGTGACCTCTACCATTTCTGGTCGAAGATCTTTGCCGTCAACTTCGGTATGGGCGTGGTCTCCGGATTGGTCATGGCCTACCAGTTCGGCACCAACTGGAGTCGCTTCTCGGACTTCGCCGGCGCCGTCACCGGGCCGTTGCTGACCTATGAAGTACTCACGGCATTCTTTCTCGAGGCCGGTTTCCTTGGGGTGATGCTGTTTGGCTGGAACAAGGTCGGGCGCGGGCTGCACTTCTTTTCCACCGTCATGGTGGCGATCGGCACGCTGATTTCGACCTTCTGGATTCTCGCCTCCAACAGCTGGATGCAGACCCCGCAGGGCTTCGAAATCGTTAACGGGCAGGTCATTCCCACCGACTGGCTGGCGATCATCTTCAACCCTTCGTTCCCGTATCGCTTGATGCACATGGCAACGGCTGCGTTTGTCGCCACGGCATTCTTCGTCGGCTCCTCGGCGGCCTGGCACTTGCTGCGCGGTAAGGACAATCCGGCGATCCGCACGATGCTGTCGATGGCGATGTGGATGGCGCTGATTGTCGCGCCGATCCAGGCAGTCATCGGCGACTTCCATGGCCTCAACACTCTCGAGCATCAGCCGGCGAAAATCGCCGCAATCGAGGGTCACTGGGAAAACAAAGGCGACGAAGCCACGCCGCTGATTCTGTTCGGCTGGCCGGACATGAAAGAAGAGAAAACCAAGTTCGCCGTGGAAATCCCATACCTCGGCAGCCTGATCCTGACCCACTCGCTGGACAAACAGGTGCCAGCGCTCAAGGAGTTTCCGCCGGAAGACCGGCCGAATTCGACCATCGTGTTCTGGTCGTTCCGGGTCATGGTCGGCCTCGGTTTCCTGATGATCTTCACCGGTCTGTGGAGCCTGTGGCTGCGCAAACGCGACACGCTCTACACCTCGCGGCCATTCCTTTATCTGGCGTTGTGGATGGGGCCGTCCGGCCTGATCGCGATCCTCGCTGGCTGGTTCACCACTGAAATCGGCCGTCAGCCGTGGGTGGTCTACGGGCTGATGCGCACGGCGGATGCGTCCTCCAACCACAGTTTCATGCAGATGAGCATCACGCTGGTCATGTTTGTGGTGGTGTATTTCGCGCTGTTTGGCGCAGGTCTCGGCTACATGATGCGCCTAGTGCGCAAAGGGCCGAAGATCAGCGAAGGCGCCGAGACACCGGACGGTGGTCCAGGCAAGCAGCGCACACCGGCGCGTCCGTTGTCCGCCGCCGACGATTCGGCCGATGCCGATCACGACGACACCCCCAGCCTGACCAAGGAGATTTGA
- a CDS encoding HigA family addiction module antitoxin has translation MPMHNPPHPGETLLMDVLPELGISVTELARHLGFARPHLSRVLHGHAPISPDLAVRLERAGIGKARVWLGVQTDYDLWQAEHREQPVIEPIAAHA, from the coding sequence ATGCCCATGCACAACCCGCCACACCCCGGTGAAACACTGCTGATGGATGTTTTGCCCGAGCTTGGCATCAGCGTGACCGAATTGGCCCGACACTTGGGCTTCGCACGCCCGCATCTTTCACGTGTATTACACGGACATGCGCCAATCAGCCCGGACCTGGCTGTACGTCTTGAGCGTGCTGGCATTGGCAAGGCGCGCGTGTGGCTAGGCGTACAAACCGACTATGATCTGTGGCAAGCGGAGCATCGGGAGCAACCGGTTATCGAACCAATTGCCGCCCACGCCTGA
- a CDS encoding shikimate dehydrogenase, protein MSRSNVILAGLIGAGIQASRTPALHEHEGDAQGLRYLYRLIDLDQLKMDSAALPDLLLAAERMNYTGLNITFPCKQAIIPLLDELSPEAKGIGAVNTVVLRDGKRVGHNTDCLGFAEGFRRGLKDAARTRVVQMGAGGAGAAVAHALLSEGVQQLTIFDVDSERAGSLANNLNEHFGSGRAVAGHDLPSALNEADGLVNTTPMGMAKLPGMPVPVELLRKELWVAEIVYFPLETELLRNARALGCRTLDGGNMAVFQAVKAFELFSGVVPDAQRMLAHFQSMNG, encoded by the coding sequence ATGTCTCGCTCTAACGTAATACTCGCCGGGCTGATTGGCGCCGGCATTCAGGCCTCGCGCACGCCGGCGCTGCATGAGCACGAAGGTGATGCCCAAGGTCTGCGTTATCTGTATCGACTGATCGATCTCGATCAACTGAAAATGGACAGCGCCGCCCTGCCCGACCTGCTGCTAGCGGCCGAGCGGATGAATTACACAGGGCTGAACATCACGTTCCCGTGCAAGCAGGCGATCATCCCGCTGCTGGACGAATTATCGCCGGAAGCCAAGGGCATTGGCGCGGTGAACACGGTGGTGTTGAGGGACGGCAAACGTGTCGGCCACAACACTGACTGCCTCGGTTTTGCCGAAGGTTTCCGCCGTGGCCTGAAGGACGCTGCCCGTACACGTGTGGTCCAGATGGGCGCCGGTGGCGCCGGTGCGGCGGTGGCCCACGCATTACTGAGCGAAGGCGTGCAGCAACTGACTATTTTCGATGTCGACAGTGAGCGCGCCGGGAGCCTGGCGAACAATCTCAATGAGCATTTCGGCTCCGGTCGCGCGGTGGCCGGCCATGATCTGCCGAGCGCGTTGAATGAAGCTGACGGGCTGGTGAATACCACGCCAATGGGCATGGCCAAACTGCCGGGCATGCCGGTGCCGGTCGAGCTGCTGCGCAAAGAATTGTGGGTGGCGGAGATTGTGTACTTCCCGCTGGAAACCGAACTGCTGCGTAACGCCCGTGCACTAGGTTGCCGGACGCTGGATGGCGGCAATATGGCGGTGTTTCAGGCAGTGAAGGCGTTTGAACTGTTCAGTGGCGTGGTGCCGGATGCGCAGCGGATGCTCGCGCATTTTCAAAGCATGAATGGTTGA
- the trmA gene encoding tRNA (uridine(54)-C5)-methyltransferase TrmA has product MTFDSQAYAEQLAAKVTRLRDLLAPFNAPEPTVFDSPLQNFRLRAEFRLWREGGERHYAMFSQDDKRTPILIEEFPIASLRINQLMPQLKAAWQASSALSHKLFQVEFLTTLSGDAMITLCYHRPLDEHWHAAATKLSADLGVSIIGRSKGKREVLGLDYVVEKLEVGGRTFSYRQPEGAFTQPNGTVNQKMLNWAYEALGDRTDDLLELYCGNGNFTLPLATRVRKVLATEISKTSVNAALSNLSENAVDNVTLVRLSAEELTEALNEVRPFRRLQGIDLKSYEFGSVFVDPPRAGMDPDTCELTRRFDNILYISCNPETLAANIAQLHDTHRITQCALFDQFPWTHHMESGVLLTRR; this is encoded by the coding sequence ATGACATTCGATTCCCAGGCTTACGCCGAGCAACTTGCAGCCAAGGTCACGCGTTTGCGTGACCTGCTGGCACCGTTCAATGCCCCAGAGCCGACGGTGTTCGACTCGCCGCTGCAGAACTTCCGTCTGCGCGCCGAATTCCGCCTGTGGCGCGAAGGCGGCGAGCGGCATTACGCGATGTTCTCCCAGGACGACAAACGCACTCCGATCCTCATCGAAGAGTTCCCGATCGCCAGCCTGCGCATCAACCAGTTGATGCCGCAGTTGAAAGCGGCGTGGCAAGCCAGTTCGGCGCTGAGCCACAAACTGTTTCAGGTGGAGTTTCTGACCACCCTGTCCGGCGATGCGATGATCACCCTGTGCTATCACCGTCCGCTGGACGAACACTGGCACGCGGCAGCCACCAAGCTATCGGCGGATCTCGGCGTCAGCATCATCGGTCGCTCGAAAGGTAAACGCGAAGTGCTTGGCCTCGATTACGTGGTCGAGAAACTCGAAGTCGGCGGTCGCACTTTCAGCTATCGCCAGCCGGAAGGCGCGTTCACCCAGCCAAACGGCACGGTGAACCAGAAGATGCTCAACTGGGCGTACGAGGCATTGGGCGATCGCACGGACGATCTGCTGGAGCTGTACTGCGGCAACGGCAACTTCACCCTGCCGCTCGCCACCCGCGTACGCAAAGTGCTGGCCACCGAAATCAGCAAGACCTCGGTCAACGCGGCATTGAGCAACCTCAGCGAAAACGCTGTGGATAACGTCACTCTGGTGCGTTTGTCCGCCGAAGAACTGACCGAAGCGCTCAACGAAGTGCGCCCGTTCCGTCGCCTGCAAGGCATCGACCTGAAGAGCTACGAGTTCGGCAGCGTCTTCGTCGACCCGCCGCGCGCCGGCATGGACCCGGACACCTGCGAGCTGACCCGGCGCTTCGACAACATTCTGTACATCTCCTGCAACCCGGAAACCCTGGCGGCGAACATCGCCCAGTTGCACGACACGCACCGTATTACCCAGTGCGCGTTGTTCGACCAGTTCCCGTGGACGCATCACATGGAATCAGGTGTGTTGCTGACCCGGCGTTGA
- the cydB gene encoding cytochrome d ubiquinol oxidase subunit II, whose translation MGIDLPLIWAVIIIFGIMMYVVMDGFDLGIGILFPFIPGKVDRDVMMNTVAPVWDGNETWLVLGGAALFGAFPLAYSVVLSALYLPLIFMLIGLIFRGVAFEFRFKAKDDKRHLWDKAFIGGSVAATFFQGVALGAFIDGLPVVNRQFAGGSLDWLTPFTMFCGAALVVAYALLGCTWLIMKTEGKLQEQMHDLARPLAFVLLAVIGIVSIWTPLAHPDIATRWFSMPNLFWFMPVPILVLVTMYGLIRAVARNANYMPFLLTLVLIFLGYSGLGISLWPNIVPPSISIWDAAAPPQSQGFMLVGTLFIIPFILGYTFWSYYVFRGKVTHEDGYH comes from the coding sequence ATGGGTATTGATCTTCCGCTGATCTGGGCCGTGATCATCATCTTCGGCATCATGATGTACGTGGTCATGGACGGCTTCGATCTGGGGATCGGGATTCTCTTCCCGTTCATTCCCGGCAAAGTCGACCGTGACGTAATGATGAACACGGTCGCCCCGGTCTGGGACGGCAACGAAACCTGGCTGGTATTGGGCGGCGCGGCGTTGTTCGGTGCGTTCCCGCTGGCCTATTCGGTGGTGTTGTCGGCGCTGTACCTGCCGCTGATTTTCATGCTGATCGGTTTGATCTTCCGCGGCGTAGCCTTCGAGTTCCGCTTCAAGGCCAAGGACGACAAGCGCCATCTGTGGGACAAGGCCTTTATCGGCGGCTCGGTGGCGGCGACGTTCTTCCAGGGCGTAGCGCTCGGAGCGTTCATCGACGGCTTGCCGGTGGTCAATCGGCAGTTTGCCGGCGGTTCACTGGACTGGCTGACACCGTTCACAATGTTCTGCGGCGCCGCGCTGGTGGTGGCCTATGCCTTGCTCGGCTGCACCTGGCTGATCATGAAAACCGAAGGCAAGCTCCAGGAACAGATGCATGACCTGGCACGGCCATTGGCGTTCGTACTGCTGGCGGTGATCGGTATTGTCAGTATCTGGACGCCGCTGGCTCATCCGGATATTGCCACCCGCTGGTTCAGCATGCCGAACCTGTTCTGGTTCATGCCGGTGCCGATTCTGGTGCTGGTGACGATGTACGGGCTGATCCGCGCCGTGGCACGCAATGCCAACTACATGCCGTTCCTGCTGACTCTGGTGCTGATCTTCCTCGGCTACAGCGGTCTGGGCATCAGCCTGTGGCCGAACATCGTGCCGCCGTCGATCTCGATCTGGGACGCCGCCGCACCGCCGCAAAGTCAGGGCTTCATGCTGGTGGGCACGTTGTTCATTATCCCGTTCATCCTGGGATACACCTTCTGGAGCTACTACGTGTTCCGCGGCAAGGTTACCCATGAAGACGGTTATCACTAA
- a CDS encoding DUF2474 domain-containing protein — protein sequence MTGKHSLHDIEEAEKKPLWQRLGWLALIWVGSVGVLFIAASLMRMFMNAAGLTTH from the coding sequence ATGACTGGAAAACATTCCCTGCACGACATTGAAGAGGCCGAAAAAAAACCGCTGTGGCAGCGGCTCGGCTGGTTGGCCCTGATCTGGGTCGGTAGCGTCGGCGTGCTGTTTATCGCCGCCAGCCTGATGCGCATGTTCATGAACGCGGCAGGCTTGACCACGCACTGA
- a CDS encoding DUF4160 domain-containing protein, which translates to MKVCSYKGLSIVIMLRDEHCPPHVHVNAGSWSAPLQFSFWHNDIELWDVMPLSRRPPLTVLEGLCRSLEQPAHLRRARGIWWSRLQTVCLDNQLWDSHSNELLGMKLVTDKTYRVGSARCLPEEGKTLLTLIGALEGVEIDL; encoded by the coding sequence ATGAAGGTGTGCAGCTACAAAGGATTGTCGATTGTCATCATGTTGCGAGATGAGCATTGCCCCCCGCACGTTCACGTGAATGCAGGTAGCTGGAGCGCCCCATTACAGTTCAGTTTCTGGCACAACGATATTGAGCTTTGGGATGTCATGCCGCTTTCTCGTCGACCACCATTAACCGTGCTGGAAGGCTTGTGTCGATCTCTTGAGCAGCCTGCTCATCTGCGACGAGCACGCGGGATCTGGTGGTCAAGATTGCAAACTGTCTGTCTCGACAATCAATTGTGGGACAGCCATTCAAACGAATTGCTGGGGATGAAACTCGTCACTGACAAGACATACAGAGTGGGATCGGCGCGTTGTCTGCCAGAAGAGGGCAAAACTCTTCTGACATTGATAGGCGCATTGGAAGGAGTGGAAATCGATTTATGA
- a CDS encoding DUF4879 domain-containing protein, whose product MAGMSTAWAASAPPLTQVKVIKVQSPACGLEDIADGQTQTQCNHGGPNIKVYVLEVGYGKSQPQVALDGFEVNGTRAPVCAFDNGNLTECTPGNKTVGSLYTFDLAGKQEGTFTFSNTSINAPRNTMSTQLYIK is encoded by the coding sequence ATGGCCGGGATGTCGACAGCCTGGGCGGCATCGGCGCCACCATTGACGCAAGTGAAGGTGATCAAGGTGCAATCGCCAGCCTGTGGTCTTGAAGACATCGCCGATGGCCAGACGCAGACCCAATGCAATCACGGCGGACCGAATATCAAGGTTTACGTGCTCGAAGTCGGCTACGGCAAGAGCCAGCCTCAGGTCGCACTGGACGGATTCGAAGTGAACGGCACCCGTGCCCCGGTGTGTGCCTTTGATAACGGCAATCTGACCGAATGCACTCCCGGTAATAAAACCGTCGGTTCTCTGTATACCTTCGATCTGGCGGGCAAACAGGAAGGCACTTTTACCTTCAGCAACACCTCGATCAACGCGCCACGCAACACGATGTCGACCCAGCTTTACATCAAGTAA
- a CDS encoding TetR family transcriptional regulator: MTMNTELSAAPDVSAVEPRKSRKNNPEKTRENILQEAIVEFVQQGLSGARVDAIAERIHTSKRMIYYYFGSKEQLYVEVLEKLYGDIRSTENRLHLAELAPVEAIRRLVEFTFDHHDRNVDFVRIVSIENIHNAEYVKRSDAIKAMNNTILDSLGEILRRGAEEGVFRAGLDALDVHLLISSFCFYRVSNRHTFGEIFQIDLPDESIKQRHREMICESVLRYLQA; this comes from the coding sequence ATGACGATGAATACAGAACTTTCCGCAGCTCCTGACGTTTCCGCTGTAGAGCCGCGCAAGAGTCGCAAGAACAACCCGGAAAAGACCCGCGAGAACATCTTGCAGGAGGCAATCGTCGAGTTCGTCCAGCAAGGCTTGTCCGGTGCCCGCGTCGATGCGATCGCCGAGCGCATCCACACCTCCAAACGCATGATCTATTACTACTTCGGCAGTAAGGAGCAGTTGTACGTCGAGGTGCTGGAAAAGCTTTACGGCGATATCCGCAGCACCGAAAACCGTCTGCATCTGGCCGAATTGGCGCCGGTGGAGGCGATTCGGCGACTGGTGGAGTTCACCTTCGATCACCACGACCGCAACGTCGATTTCGTGCGTATCGTCAGCATCGAAAACATCCACAACGCCGAATACGTGAAGCGTTCCGACGCGATCAAGGCGATGAACAACACCATTCTTGATTCACTCGGCGAGATTCTGCGTCGTGGCGCCGAAGAGGGAGTGTTCCGTGCAGGGCTGGATGCGCTGGATGTGCATTTGCTGATCAGTTCGTTCTGCTTCTATCGCGTGTCGAACCGGCACACATTTGGCGAGATTTTCCAGATCGATCTGCCCGATGAAAGCATCAAGCAGCGGCATCGCGAGATGATTTGCGAGTCGGTGCTGCGCTATCTGCAAGCCTGA
- a CDS encoding NCS2 family permease, protein MLERLFQLKAHNTNVRTEILAGITTFLAMAYILFVNPSILGETGMDKGAVFVATCLAAAIGSTVMGLIANYPIALAPGMGLNAFFTYTVVLHMGHTWQVALGAVFISAVLFFLLSIFRIREWIINSIPLPLRSAIAAGIGLFLALIALHNAGIVVSNPATMVGLGDLKQPAPILATLGFALIVALEALKVRGAVLIGILAVTIVSIAMGFTPFGGVTSMPPSLAPTFLQLDIKGALDIGLVSVIFAFLFVDLFDNSGTLIGVAKRAGLMGKDGQMPKMGRALIADSTAAMAGSLLGTSTTTSYIESAAGVSAGGRTGLTAIVVAILFLLALFFSPLAASVPAFATAPALLFVAVLMTSGLAEIDWDDITVAAPVVVTALAMPFTYSIANGIAFGFISWTVIKFLSGRARELNPALVILSILFVIKLGWFNA, encoded by the coding sequence ATGCTGGAAAGGCTGTTTCAACTCAAGGCACACAACACCAACGTGCGCACCGAGATTCTGGCGGGCATCACGACTTTCTTGGCCATGGCCTACATTCTGTTCGTCAACCCGAGCATTCTCGGCGAGACCGGCATGGACAAAGGCGCGGTGTTTGTCGCCACCTGTCTGGCGGCCGCCATCGGCTCGACAGTGATGGGTCTGATCGCCAACTACCCGATCGCCCTCGCCCCGGGCATGGGTCTGAACGCCTTCTTCACCTACACCGTGGTGCTGCACATGGGCCACACCTGGCAAGTGGCACTGGGTGCAGTATTCATCTCGGCGGTGCTGTTCTTCCTGCTGTCGATCTTCCGCATCCGTGAATGGATCATCAACAGCATCCCGTTGCCGCTGCGCTCGGCGATTGCCGCCGGTATCGGCCTGTTCCTGGCGCTGATCGCCCTGCACAACGCCGGTATCGTGGTCAGCAACCCGGCGACCATGGTCGGCCTCGGTGACCTGAAACAACCTGCGCCGATTCTCGCCACCCTCGGCTTCGCCCTGATCGTCGCCCTCGAAGCGCTGAAAGTGCGTGGCGCCGTGCTGATCGGCATTCTGGCGGTGACCATCGTCTCGATCGCCATGGGCTTCACCCCATTTGGCGGCGTGACTTCGATGCCGCCTTCGCTGGCCCCGACCTTCCTGCAACTGGACATCAAAGGCGCACTGGACATCGGTCTGGTCAGCGTGATTTTCGCTTTCCTGTTCGTCGACCTGTTCGACAACTCCGGCACCCTGATCGGCGTCGCCAAGCGCGCTGGCCTGATGGGCAAGGACGGCCAGATGCCGAAAATGGGTCGAGCACTGATCGCCGACAGCACCGCGGCCATGGCCGGTTCGTTGCTGGGTACTTCGACCACCACCAGTTACATCGAATCCGCAGCCGGCGTCAGTGCCGGCGGCCGTACCGGTCTGACGGCCATCGTTGTGGCGATTCTGTTCCTGCTGGCGCTGTTCTTTTCGCCACTGGCGGCCAGCGTTCCGGCTTTCGCCACCGCGCCGGCACTGCTGTTCGTCGCCGTGTTGATGACTTCGGGCCTGGCGGAAATAGACTGGGACGACATCACCGTCGCCGCACCGGTCGTGGTGACCGCGCTGGCCATGCCGTTCACTTACTCGATCGCCAACGGCATCGCGTTCGGCTTCATCTCCTGGACCGTGATCAAGTTTCTGTCGGGCCGCGCCCGTGAGCTGAACCCGGCGCTGGTGATTCTGTCGATTCTGTTCGTGATCAAGTTGGGTTGGTTCAACGCATGA
- a CDS encoding MFS transporter: MPSQEPLLLRHHRPFLAFWFARIFTASGFQMLTVAIGWNLYQLTGNVLDLGLVGLVEFAPRVLFMLHTGHVADRYDRRKVAAICQSLQALIALALAIGSATDHVTREMIFILAFLLGAARSFEMPTTQALLPSIVPSALFPRAVAAAQSAQQSATIVAPALGGLLYAFGSVWVYGPTVLLYVIACTLMLNLPARQTPLNKGKATLDSLLAGIRFIRSRPDILGAISLDLFAVLLGGATALLPVFAKDILLTGPWGLGLLRSAPAVGALGMSLFLARFAVERNVGRVMFTAVGIFGVATIAFGLSTSFWFSLAVLVVLGAADMISMVIRASFVQLETPDEMRGRVSAVNGLFIGASNQLGEFESGVTAHWFGTVPAVVMGGIGTLVVTGTWIKLFPTLANRDRMHVPVEEVKV, translated from the coding sequence ATGCCCAGCCAAGAGCCCCTGCTGTTACGTCATCACCGTCCGTTTCTCGCTTTCTGGTTCGCGCGGATCTTTACCGCCAGCGGTTTTCAGATGCTCACCGTGGCGATTGGCTGGAACCTCTACCAATTGACCGGCAACGTCCTCGATCTGGGCCTGGTCGGACTGGTCGAATTCGCTCCGCGCGTGCTGTTCATGTTGCACACCGGGCATGTCGCCGACCGCTATGACCGACGTAAAGTCGCGGCGATCTGTCAGTCGTTGCAGGCATTGATCGCCTTGGCGCTGGCCATCGGCAGCGCCACCGATCACGTCACCCGCGAGATGATCTTCATCCTCGCCTTCCTGCTCGGCGCGGCGCGCTCGTTCGAGATGCCGACCACGCAGGCACTGCTGCCGAGCATCGTGCCCAGCGCGCTATTCCCTCGGGCAGTGGCGGCGGCGCAATCGGCGCAGCAATCAGCCACCATCGTCGCCCCGGCGCTGGGCGGTTTGCTCTATGCATTCGGCAGCGTCTGGGTCTATGGCCCGACCGTGCTGCTTTACGTCATTGCCTGCACCTTGATGCTCAACCTGCCCGCGCGACAGACGCCGTTGAACAAAGGCAAAGCCACGCTGGATTCATTGCTGGCGGGGATTCGTTTCATTCGCAGCCGCCCGGACATTCTCGGGGCGATCTCGCTGGACCTGTTTGCGGTGTTGCTCGGCGGCGCCACGGCGCTGCTGCCGGTGTTTGCCAAAGACATTCTGCTGACCGGGCCGTGGGGCCTCGGCCTGCTACGTTCGGCACCGGCGGTCGGCGCACTGGGGATGTCGCTGTTCCTTGCGCGATTTGCCGTGGAGCGCAATGTCGGTCGGGTGATGTTCACCGCGGTCGGCATCTTCGGCGTCGCCACCATTGCTTTCGGCCTGTCGACCTCGTTCTGGTTCTCGCTGGCAGTGCTGGTGGTACTCGGCGCGGCGGACATGATCAGCATGGTCATCCGCGCCTCCTTCGTACAACTGGAAACCCCCGACGAAATGCGCGGCCGGGTCAGCGCGGTGAACGGGCTGTTTATCGGCGCTTCCAATCAGTTGGGCGAATTCGAATCCGGCGTCACCGCCCACTGGTTCGGCACGGTGCCGGCGGTGGTCATGGGCGGGATCGGTACCCTGGTAGTGACGGGGACGTGGATCAAGTTGTTTCCGACGCTGGCTAACCGCGATCGGATGCATGTGCCGGTGGAAGAGGTGAAGGTCTGA
- a CDS encoding DJ-1 family glyoxalase III translates to MTFRALITLAEGIDDLQSVTLIDVLRRAGIEVVAASIEGRRMLTCARGTRLTADGMLVDVLAQTFDLIVLPGGVVGSQHLAAHQPLQQLLKDQASAGRLFAAIAESPAVALQTAGVLRQRRMTCLPGASHQLSGCTFVDQPVLVDGNCITAQGSSAALEFALTLVEQLGGKALRGKVAGEL, encoded by the coding sequence ATGACCTTTAGAGCCCTGATTACCCTCGCCGAGGGCATCGATGATCTGCAAAGCGTGACCCTGATCGACGTGTTGCGCAGGGCCGGCATCGAAGTGGTCGCCGCCAGTATTGAAGGACGGCGCATGCTGACCTGCGCGCGTGGCACGCGCCTGACTGCCGATGGCATGCTGGTCGATGTGCTGGCGCAAACCTTTGACCTGATCGTCCTGCCCGGCGGTGTTGTTGGTTCGCAACATCTGGCCGCGCACCAACCTCTGCAACAACTGCTCAAGGATCAGGCCAGCGCCGGACGCCTGTTCGCCGCTATCGCCGAATCCCCTGCGGTCGCCCTGCAAACCGCTGGTGTGCTGCGTCAACGACGCATGACCTGTTTGCCCGGCGCCAGCCATCAACTCTCGGGCTGTACGTTTGTTGATCAACCGGTGCTGGTGGACGGCAATTGCATCACCGCGCAAGGCTCCAGCGCTGCGCTGGAGTTTGCCTTGACGCTGGTCGAGCAACTCGGCGGCAAGGCCTTGCGGGGGAAAGTGGCGGGGGAGTTGTAG
- the aroQ gene encoding type II 3-dehydroquinate dehydratase: MPPIVLVLNGPNLNLLGTREPATYGHETLADISALCGRAAEEFGLAVEFRQTNHEGELLDWIHAARGRCAGIVINPAAWTHTSVAIRDALVASELPVIEVHLSNVHAREPFRHHSFVSAIATAVMCGFGSHGYRLALEHFSQRLKG; encoded by the coding sequence ATGCCCCCTATCGTTCTGGTGCTCAACGGCCCGAACCTGAACCTGCTCGGCACCCGCGAGCCGGCGACTTACGGTCACGAAACCCTGGCGGATATCTCGGCTCTGTGCGGTCGCGCGGCCGAAGAATTCGGCTTGGCCGTGGAGTTTCGCCAGACCAATCACGAAGGCGAACTGCTTGACTGGATTCACGCCGCCCGTGGCCGTTGCGCCGGGATCGTGATCAATCCGGCCGCGTGGACTCACACTTCGGTGGCGATTCGCGACGCACTGGTGGCCAGTGAATTGCCGGTGATCGAAGTGCACCTGTCCAACGTCCACGCCCGCGAACCGTTCCGTCATCACTCGTTTGTCTCGGCGATTGCCACCGCGGTGATGTGCGGCTTTGGCAGCCATGGCTATCGCTTGGCGCTGGAACATTTCAGCCAGCGGTTGAAGGGGTAA